In Pseudoalteromonas tetraodonis, the genomic window CGCACGTTGACGAGCTTGCTTCATTTTTAAAATAATTAAATAGTTTGAAAAAACTTAACAAACTTGCTCAATCAACAAATTAAACTGTTTGTTAGTGAATTATTTTAATCCGGTAGAGTCTGTGTGGCCTGAAGAAATGTGGCTGTTTTTTGTTAAAATTTAAGCGATGTATAAAATAGAAAAAGGCGCTAACGAGCGCCTTTTTTATGTGCTATTAGAGCCCTTGCTCATCTGCCATTTTTTTAACTATTTGTGGTGCTGTCCACAGTGACGGTAGTAACACAAAGGAAACTGGCACCGCGGTCACCACAATAAAGGACTGTAGCGCTGAAATTCCGCCCTCGCCAATTGAGATGAGTAATGCAGCCATTACCCCCATCATAACTCCCCAAAACACACGAATTGATGTTTGCGGATGATCGGTACCGGTCATCACCATAGATACCGAGTACGTCATTGAGTCACCGGTTGTTGCCACAAAAATAGTGGTCAGCACTAAAAATAATACCGACACAACAAACCCCATGGGTAACTGCTCAGTAATGGCTAACAATGCCGCTGGTAAATTAAGCCCTGCGAAAGGTTCTGATATAACACCTGGATTATTTAACTCAAAAAATATGCCTGAGCCACCCACAATGGTAAACCAAAAGCAGGTGATCACTGGCGCAACCACAGAGATGAGTAAAATCATTTCACGGATAGTTCGGCCACGCGATATACGCGCAACAAACATCGCCATTAAAGGGCCATAACCTAAAAACCAGCCCCAAAAGAATACGGTCCACCAGTCTAACCATGGTTTATCGGCACGAAACGTAGCCATAGGAATAAAGTTATCTAAGTACAAGCCAAACGATTGGATGTAGCTATCAATAATAAACGCAGTGGGCCCCATCAGTAATATAAACAACATCAGCACTACAGCCAAAACAACATTAAAACGACTTAACAGCTGAATACCTTTAGTAACGCCACTTACCGCTGAAAGTGTGTAAATGCCAATTAAACTAAATAAAATAACTACTTGTGTGGTGTAGGTGTCAGGAATACCAAACAATTTATCTAGGCCAAAACTCACCTGTAAGCCTAAAAAACCAATTGGACCTACAGTGCCAGCAACCACAGCGAGTACACAACATGCATCAACAATTGTACCAAGCGCCCCTTTCATAACACGATCGCCAAATACGGGATAAAGCAAAGTACGAGGTTTAAGCGGTAAGCCTTTTTCGTAATGAAGATGCATATAAACAATGCCCGTTAAGCTGCCTAATATAGCCCAGGCTAAAAATCCCCAGTGCATAAAGCTTTGTGCAAGTGCGTTATAAGCGGCATCGTTAGTGCCTGTTTCACCACCAAATAGCGGTGGCGGAGAAATAAAATGTGCCATTGGCTCTGCTGCGGCCCAAAATACGCCGCCACCAGCAAGCAAAGTACACATAATAATACTTATCCACTTAAAGGTAGAAATTTCAGGGGTTTTTAAGCCACCCAGTACCACTGAGCCAGTGCGGCCGATAGCTAAGAAAATGCCAATCACAAAGGTTAATAAAAGTAGGACTTGCCAAAAGGCGCCAAATATTTTGGTTGAGAAGGCAAAGGCCGTATTTATCCAATCAGACATCAGTTTAATGTCGTAAAGGGCCAGCGCGGCAAATAAAACTAATATACCGCCACTG contains:
- a CDS encoding BCCT family transporter codes for the protein MNTTKATLKSGETHSSRVKFLDGVDIPVFLISGGILVLFAALALYDIKLMSDWINTAFAFSTKIFGAFWQVLLLLTFVIGIFLAIGRTGSVVLGGLKTPEISTFKWISIIMCTLLAGGGVFWAAAEPMAHFISPPPLFGGETGTNDAAYNALAQSFMHWGFLAWAILGSLTGIVYMHLHYEKGLPLKPRTLLYPVFGDRVMKGALGTIVDACCVLAVVAGTVGPIGFLGLQVSFGLDKLFGIPDTYTTQVVILFSLIGIYTLSAVSGVTKGIQLLSRFNVVLAVVLMLFILLMGPTAFIIDSYIQSFGLYLDNFIPMATFRADKPWLDWWTVFFWGWFLGYGPLMAMFVARISRGRTIREMILLISVVAPVITCFWFTIVGGSGIFFELNNPGVISEPFAGLNLPAALLAITEQLPMGFVVSVLFLVLTTIFVATTGDSMTYSVSMVMTGTDHPQTSIRVFWGVMMGVMAALLISIGEGGISALQSFIVVTAVPVSFVLLPSLWTAPQIVKKMADEQGL